The following nucleotide sequence is from Fructobacillus americanaquae.
TCCGTCATATTGTACAGACGAGAAACTTGCAGGCGGGCCTGTGATTCGCGAACGACGTTGAAACGCATATCGGCCACTAAGTTACCAGATGAAGTCACGTAGCCGGCATTCCAGGCTGCACCGTTTGGATTCGTCAGGCCGGCGTTCAAGCCATGAACGAGTGCGTGTTCGGGGTCCATACCCGATAATGTTGCTGCCTTGAGTGGGTCGCCGGCAACGTCGGCATCAGAAATTGGCGCATCTTCAAGTAAATAGCCAATCATTGTTGAAATCATTTCCACGTGGCCGATTTCTTCGGTTCCAGTGTCTAAAAGTAAGTCTTTATACTTTTCATCGCCAGTTGATGACCAGCCTTGTGAAAGGTATGACATCATGCCGGTTGTTTCGCCCCATTGGCCACCCAAGGCTTCTTGAAGTCGACGGGCCATTAATGGGTCCGGACGGTCAGGCTTGGCGTTGTATTGCAATTTCCGAGTGTGCGTGAACATAATTTCCTACTTTCTGTGCTATCCGTGAGAATATTTGTTAAAAATAAACAGTACCAATTTATATTTATTTATAAAATGATGACTATAAAACGCATATTCTCTAGTAATTAATATCAAAATTAGATGGAATATATAAACCTTTCCAATTTCAACATTTTGCGTTGGAATTAGTTTATCATGGACGACAATCATTGGTAAAGGAGAAATTAGAAAAATGGTCTAGACGGCCACGGATAAAGTCCGTGTTTTTGGTACTGAAAACACTAGGAGTGACAGAGTCGACTGTGCTAAGATAGAAGGAGTAAACTAGACATTTTTAGACCATTTAAACGGTCTGAGGCAAAGGAGAACCCTCATGGCTAAGCAGACGAAACGTCGTAGTCAAAAGAAAAAGAAAGTAAGTCGGGCAGGTACTGCTGGCCAAATTGTTGCCCTACTGATGATTATCTTATTATCAATTTTTGCAATTTTTCAATTAGGACTTTTTGGCATTTATTTGGCCGATATGGTGCGTTTTTTCTTTGGAAATCTATACCAAATTACTTTGTTGCCGCTGATTGCTTGGGCTGCGGTTTATTTGGTGATGGATAAAAGTTATCCCTTTCCCGGTCGCATATATGTCGGAGTGGCGATGATCTATCTGGCAACAGTCTTGTTGTCATCGATGCTTTTCTTCACACAGAACGAATTGCCAGGCGGTGGTTATGCTTCTCAAGTAATTCGATTGATCGGTCAGGATATGACTAACCAATCTGCTGGAACACCGGTTGGAGCTGGTATGCTAGGAGCCCTTTTATACCAAATAACCTTCACTCTCTTATCAAACGTTGGTGCGGCGATTATTATCGTTGTTTTGTACCTTGCAGGTGTGATTGTCACTTTCCGTTTACCTGCTCGTGACCTGGCACAAAAAGGTGTCGTTAAGGCCCATGAAAACTTTGCGGAGTTTCAAAAGCAGCAGAGTCAAAAGCGTGATCAGCGCCAATTGCTGGCTGAGAAGAAGCAACAGAATTTGACGGAATTTGGTGACCACCCATTTGGCTTGAGTAAAATGGAACCAAAGGCAGATGAACCGTCGGCAGATCCATTTTCCCCGGATCCTCCCAAAGATATTGATGGTGCTGATTTGCCAGTAGAAGAAAGCCTGAATATGGGTGTCGACCCGGTTGAACCAACCATTAACTGGCAGGCACCGACAACGCCAAGCCCGGCTGTACCAGCGCAAGCTACTAATCCACAAGAGCATGAAGACGTCCACCTCAATGCCACTACTGTGGACGACGATGATTACCAGTTGCCACAAACCTCTCTCTTAACGAAGACTCAGCCAACCGACCAAACCAATGAAGCCCAAGGCTTGAATGCAAAATCTCGTCTGGTCCATGACACATTGCAATCCTTTGGTGTGGACGCAACTGTATCCTCGGTTTCCTTGGGACCAACGGTTACTCAGTATGAGCTCAAGCCGGGGCAGGGGGTCAAAGTTAACCGGATTGCTAATTTGGCGGATGACCTCGCCTTAGCCTTGGCGGCAAAATCAATTCGAATTGAAGCACCCATTCCTGGAAAGCCCTATGTCGGGATCGAAGTGCCCAACGATACACAGGCGGTCGTTGGTTTCCGCTCGATGATTGAACAGTCTAAAACCTTCGACCAAGGGTTGCTAACGGTTCCTTTGGGCCGTGACGTGGCTGGCAACATTGTGTCAGTGGACTTATCAGCAATGCCGCACTTACTGATTGCTGGATCCACTGGTTCTGGAAAATCAGTTGGGTTGAATGGTATTATTGTTTCTTTGCTTTTAAAGGCCAAGCCGTCCGAAGTAAAGTTGATGATGGTTGACCCCAAGGTGGTTGAGCTTTCAATTTACAATGGTATTCCACATTTGCTGACGCCTGTTGTTTCTGATCCACGTAAAGCGGCGAAGTCGCTACAAAAGTTAGTCGATGAGATGGAAAACCGCTACGACCTACTGGCTCAATTTGGTAAGCGAAATATCGGCGAGTATAATGCAGCCGTAGACGATAACAATACTCATGCCAAGGAAACCGGTAATGCAATCATGACGAAGCTGCCTTATATTGTGGCAGTTGTCGATGAATTTGCTGATTTGATGGCAACGGTCGGCTCTGAAATTGAAGTTTCGATTGCGCGCCTGGGAGCCAAGGCGCGAGCGGCCGGTATTCACATGATTCTCGCGACCCAGCGGCCCGACGTGAAAGTGATTAACGGAACGATTAAGTCGAATATTCCTGGTCGAATTGCTTTTCGAACGGCATCGGGAATCGATTCGCGGACGATTTTGGATACAAACGGGGCCGAAAAGTTACTTGGTCGCGGGGATATGATTTTCGCCCCACCTGGCAAGGCTCATAAACGATTGCAGGGCGCCTTTATTTCTAATCAGGATGTGACCGCCATTGTTGATTTCGTCAAGGGTGAACAAGATGCCGTTTATGATGAAAAGATGACGGTCACTGATGAGGAAGTAGCCCAGGATGAAAATGGTGGTGGCGGTAACTCGGATGATGAATTGTTTGAGGAGGCGCTTGAATTCGTGATTGACCAACAGAAGGCCTCGACTTCATTGCTCCAACGTCGTTTCCGGATTGGTTATAACCGGGCGGCTCGCTTGGTTGACGACCTTGAAAATGCCGGCTATATTGGTCCGGCTGACGGGGCTCGGCCACGCCATGTCAACGTTAGCAAGAAAACCGATGAATAGATGGATAAGTGAAGCTAAGAAAAAAGCGGAACTGCCAAAGTTGATGGTGGTTTCGCTTTTTTTGATACTTATTTTGGAAATAATTTG
It contains:
- a CDS encoding manganese catalase family protein, with the translated sequence MFTHTRKLQYNAKPDRPDPLMARRLQEALGGQWGETTGMMSYLSQGWSSTGDEKYKDLLLDTGTEEIGHVEMISTMIGYLLEDAPISDADVAGDPLKAATLSGMDPEHALVHGLNAGLTNPNGAAWNAGYVTSSGNLVADMRFNVVRESQARLQVSRLYNMTEDKGIRDMLKFLLARETQHQLQFMKAQEELEEKYGVIVPGDMGDIEHSEFAHTIMSFSDGTGSKAFEGQVAKDGHKFAYQEHPEAMGGVPEVKPADKRLKNNQG
- a CDS encoding FtsK/SpoIIIE family DNA translocase is translated as MAKQTKRRSQKKKKVSRAGTAGQIVALLMIILLSIFAIFQLGLFGIYLADMVRFFFGNLYQITLLPLIAWAAVYLVMDKSYPFPGRIYVGVAMIYLATVLLSSMLFFTQNELPGGGYASQVIRLIGQDMTNQSAGTPVGAGMLGALLYQITFTLLSNVGAAIIIVVLYLAGVIVTFRLPARDLAQKGVVKAHENFAEFQKQQSQKRDQRQLLAEKKQQNLTEFGDHPFGLSKMEPKADEPSADPFSPDPPKDIDGADLPVEESLNMGVDPVEPTINWQAPTTPSPAVPAQATNPQEHEDVHLNATTVDDDDYQLPQTSLLTKTQPTDQTNEAQGLNAKSRLVHDTLQSFGVDATVSSVSLGPTVTQYELKPGQGVKVNRIANLADDLALALAAKSIRIEAPIPGKPYVGIEVPNDTQAVVGFRSMIEQSKTFDQGLLTVPLGRDVAGNIVSVDLSAMPHLLIAGSTGSGKSVGLNGIIVSLLLKAKPSEVKLMMVDPKVVELSIYNGIPHLLTPVVSDPRKAAKSLQKLVDEMENRYDLLAQFGKRNIGEYNAAVDDNNTHAKETGNAIMTKLPYIVAVVDEFADLMATVGSEIEVSIARLGAKARAAGIHMILATQRPDVKVINGTIKSNIPGRIAFRTASGIDSRTILDTNGAEKLLGRGDMIFAPPGKAHKRLQGAFISNQDVTAIVDFVKGEQDAVYDEKMTVTDEEVAQDENGGGGNSDDELFEEALEFVIDQQKASTSLLQRRFRIGYNRAARLVDDLENAGYIGPADGARPRHVNVSKKTDE